In Bubalus kerabau isolate K-KA32 ecotype Philippines breed swamp buffalo chromosome 4, PCC_UOA_SB_1v2, whole genome shotgun sequence, one DNA window encodes the following:
- the ARL5C gene encoding putative ADP-ribosylation factor-like protein 5C, with the protein MNECVCYHSQLPSAGQFIILVIDSTDRDRLLTTREELYKMLAHEALRDASILIFANKQDMKDSMTIMEISQFLTLSAIKDHPWHIQGCCALTGEGLPAGLQWMQSQATAN; encoded by the exons atgaatgaatgtgtgtgttaTCACTCACAACTTCCCTCTGCTGGCCAGTTCATCATCCTTGTGATTGACAGCACAGACCGGGATCGGCTGCTGACCACTCGAGAGGAGCTGTATAAGATGCTGGCCCATGAG gctcTACGAGATGCTTCCATCCTCATCTTTGCCAATAAGCAGGACATGAAGGACTCCATGACCATCATGGAGATCTCCCAGTTCCTCACCCTTAGTGCCATCAAAGACCACCCGTGGCACATACAGGGCTGCTGTGCCCTCACCGGGGAAGG GCTGCCTGCCGGGCTGCAGTGGATGCAGTCTCAGGCCACTGCCAATTGA